The Camarhynchus parvulus unplaced genomic scaffold, STF_HiC, whole genome shotgun sequence genome has a segment encoding these proteins:
- the CUNH19orf54 gene encoding UPF0692 protein C19orf54 homolog: protein MFSAAHVAALAQELLPCRAELLQGGLGGPNRARLLRHLLRGRPLLVPYDGDSNHAPCSRRGHRAHWALLIGLLVAVPPQEPLGPRFQRDPEIPNVFHAREFGAGGFQNGAGGFQIRFLESLLEEGSAFGEGAQCQEGLRGLGQGSCFGSGGSQFGSGGSQFESGGSQLEERLRDLSLGSQFESGVPNRKSNPKLGLGSPIGAGEPELGLGSPIESGDPKLGLGSPLGPGDPELGLGSPLGPNEPELGLGSPIESEVPKGPELGLGSPIESGEPELGLGSPVESGVPKGPELGLGSPSGPGDPELGLGSPVESGDPELGLGSPCRPGDPELGLGSPSGPRDPELGLGAALVLAL, encoded by the exons ATGTTCTCAG CCGCCCACGTGGCCGCGCTGgcgcaggagctgctgccctgcagggctgagctgctccagggggggctgggggggcccAACCGGGCCCGGCTCCTGCGGCACCTCCTGCGCGGGCGGCCCCTGCTCGTGCC CTATGACGGGGACAGCAACCACGCCCCGTGCAGCCGCCGCGGCCACCGAGCCCACTGGGCCCTGCTCATCG GCCTCCTCGTGGCCGTGCCCCCCCAGGAGCCGCTGGGACCCCGATTCCAGAGGGACCCCGAGATCCCCAACGTCTTCCACGCccgggaatttggggctgggggcttccaaaatggggctgggggcttccaAATTCGGTTTTTGGAGTCCTTATTAGAGGAGGGGTCtgcatttggggagggggctcagtgccaggaggggctgcggggtttggggcaggggtcgtgttttgggtctgggggctcccaatttgggtctgggggctcccaATTTGAGTCTGGGGGCTCCCAATTGGAGGAAAGGCTGCGGGATTTGAGTCTGGGGTCCCAATTTGAGTCTGGGGTCCCAAACAGGAAGAGTAACCCCaaattgggtctggggtctccaATTGGGGCAGGTGAGCCTgaattgggtctggggtccccaatTGAGTCTGGTGATCCCaaattgggtctggggtcccccTTAGGCCCGGGTGACCCCgaattgggtctggggtcccccTTAGGCCCGAATGAGCCCgaattgggtctggggtccccaatTGAGTCTGAGGTCCCAAAGGGGCCTgaattgggtctggggtccccaatTGAGTCTGGTGAACCCgaattgggtctggggtctccaGTTGAGTCTGGGGTCCCAAAAGGGCCTgaattgggtctggggtcccccTCGGGCCCGGGTGATCCCgaattgggtctggggtctccaGTTGAGTCTG GTGATCCCgaattgg gtctggggtccccat